DNA from Alnus glutinosa chromosome 2, dhAlnGlut1.1, whole genome shotgun sequence:
CTTCTAGATCCGAGTTTAGCCCGTGTAACAAAAGACCCGGGCCAATCGTCTGAAAGCCACCCAAAAGACCCTCCTCCCTCTCCTATCCTTTGTCCTATAACCAGAAAAGGCAACTAACTTAAGGGAAAACCAAAACCAGAACTatccctctctcttcctctcctcCATACATTTCCCTAGCTTCCCTCCCACCCCTCCCACTATATATCCCCTTCCCATCTCGATCCTCTTCCTCATTCTAAGGTGCAGTGTTTCTCTATATAACTTAGAGAAGTACTGTAATCTCTAGAATCCACAGCAAATAAATACACACACAATAattcaaacacaaaagaaaaaagagtactTCGAAATGGCACGTCaagttgttgttgttttggctCTCATCTTCGTTGCCATTGCTGGGGCTGCTGCCGCCGAAACTCAAGCTCCTACAACCACCCCCACGGCCTCGCCGTCGCCGAAATCATCGCCCACCACCCCATCATCATCACCACCAGCAGCCTCGACCCCCCAGTCATCTTCTTCAGCCCCACAAGCCTCAGCCTCCACCCCTCAGGCCTCAGCCTCCACCCCCACTGCCTCCTCGCCTCAGGGTTCAGCTACCTCTCCCACCACCCCCTCTTCTTCCATACCTGCAGCCTCACCCACCCATGACTCCGCTTCCCCCCCCAGCAGCGACGCCTCCTCTCCACCGGCCCCTGGGAGCGAGTCCACTCCCGTAGATGGACCCGCCTCTGGGCCTGCTGGTGATGATGCCCCTGCAGCTGCACCCTCAGGCAGCGGCACCACCGCTCTCAAGGTCTCTGCCGCCACTGGTGCTGCCTTCATCGCTGGCTTCTTCGTCTTCATGTAGTTTATATTCATTAATTCTTTGCGTCTGCATGTTCTTATTATTTATATCCATATGATTGATAAATTTgtgtattagttttttttttcaattcggGGGAAGCCATTTGATTATTAATTAGGGGACTATGTCTGTTTAttcattgaataattttttgaattgaatGTGTATGTGCTTTTTTGGGGTTAAAAGCATTTTGAGAGGAGCAGGATCGAGAATTCATTTGTTGACATGCATTCTTAATATATAAGCTTATAATTAATTCCATACTATtcttattaattactatttaatttagATCTACGAGCCAAAAATTTACCTTTCTTACGAAATCATATGCTTTAGCAATTCTTTTACAACTTATTGGCATGTGTTAATATATGATtggagctatatatatatatatatatatatatatatatatgataaatgaACGTAAAATCAGTACATataattggcctaaattataaatcgttcTCTacgatataaaaaattaatccgAGATCCTCGAGGCACGCCAAAATatataacaatttagtcatttttgtcaaattccattaaaacatGCACTTCACGGATTCTGCTAGTGTGCCACATTATCCTTAATATAATGGAGTTCGTCAAGTGTTTGGACAGGAATTTGATTGCAgtgattaaattgttattttagcctGCCACGAGgacttttgaattattttttatactgcggtgagcgatttgtaatttaagctgACAAGaataactaattttatatttatccttaaaaaaaataaaaaataaaaaattaacaaacccaaacgaacTACTATAAATGAGTCATATCATTAATgcatagaaaaaaagaaggggcGAATGGTTATTTTGTAGTTCAACCTCCTCCCAACCTGTTTTGGGGTGAGCTGATCATCCTCAAAATAATTGATGGGGCGGTCCATTCCCAAAGTCTTAAAGGATGGTCAACCACCTCCAAACTTGTTTCGAGCAAGTTGACCACCCCCTCAAGGCTATTCTTATTTGCTGTTTTGAGGATAGTTTCATTACCACCTAAAACAGGCTACTAGAAGGTGACTAAACCACCCATCAACAAGCTTTAAGGGTGGTTCAACTATTCTTCAACCTTAAAAGAATCGTCAACCACCCCATATCAGACTTGGGGTGGTCTAGCAATTTCAAAACATCACCTTACCAGTGCCCTACTTATCTCcctttagagagagaagctcttcCCTCTCTCTTAGTAGAGCCCTCCCTTCCCCCCTTGTGAGACATCCTTCCGCTGATGGTGTGGCCATTAAGGGAAGTAGGGTTGGGTCTTCTTCCCTCCCTTACCCCTTCCTTGTTCCCTTGTAGTGTTATTTTCTACTTGTTGGTCTCTCTTCCACCCATGAACACAATGTGACAACGTCAACCCTCCCTTTATTGGCGTCCTATGCTCCTCCGCctaggggtgtgcatggggcgaggcggggcggggtggttttttgccctttttggCCCCACCCCACACTCCTGCGAGTTGGGTAAATCCAACCTGTGCATCGCAAAATTTAAGAGAAATCCATGTGGTGCGGGTCTGTGCGGGGCCGGGGGGGAGCGGGTTTGGAGAGCGGGGCAGGTCTTTGGATTCTAGCTCTCGCTTCTGCTCAAGACCtccaaaaaaatgcaaaatcaataagTTCCCAACAAtcaaagccaacaaaaaaaaggaaaacaaaagagcAATGAGATGCAGATGATAATCCTTTTATGATATGAGAAATGAGAATATGAGATGTAAACAAAACTTGACTCGGGGGTTCACAGTGACgttgaagaagatgaatagGCAAAGGTTAAAGAAGATGGAGAGGCGAATAATCGTAGATCGGTGTCGGCGCAGCgtgaagagaggagaaaaaggCTGTGTGGCATAGGGGACAAGTGACTGTGGAACTCTCTGGAACttcgaagaaaagaaaatataagaaataagaTGGGGGGCGACGCTAGCTAGGGTTAAGAATTAAGtttagtgttttttgttttttatttttaatttatatatatattaaaatggtGCAGGGCGGTTCAGGTCGGGTCCCCGAGATTTTGAAAACGCACGACCCGCAAACCGCACCGCACTGCAGGGTTTGCGGGAAACACGAATGTGAACTGCAACTTTTATGCGGTTTATGCTGAAATTCGAGGCGAGGCAGGGCGGTTCCtacgggttttgcacacccctacctCTGCCAACCGCTCGCCTTGTCCACAACATAGCATCGTGCCGCTTGACACCTCCATCTCGAAACTGGCGTGGTTCTAATTAGATCGAATTTTTTTCAAAGCTTAATCTACTTTCCTCTGTCATTCCCAGCCTCCAACATGACCGTCCACTATCATCTTCAGCCTCTTAGTTCCGTGCCGCCGTCCTCCACTCCTCTACCTGTAGCCCACGCGCTGATCAGTGCCCTTATCCACCATTCCCCCGGCTCTTCCTCCACCGGCCAGTTTGTTaggcttttattattattattattattatttttctgttttctgttttctttttttcgttgtATTTATGTTGCTATCTTTTGTGGGTTTCCATATCcctatttttatttggtttgttTTAGTTGAGGAGGCTTTTTTTTGTAGCGTCCTTCGTACACCTAGTTAGTGCCTTGTGTTTCTATCTCTCGCTTTGTTTTTCAGTGTTTAATGTCATATTTTTTGGGCTTGGTGGTTATTAATCTCCATGTGCCTATGTGTTCTGAGATTGTTGTGAAGAATTTTTACTCCGATGCTCTTTCCTCTCCATCGGATCCAGATTGGATTTCAGTGCTCATCCTTCACCAACAATATTTGTTTAGTTGTCGTTACAGTTGCTGTTAGAAATAAtgttataaaaagaagaatcaaaacaaaaacactgaaattgttaggaaaatattttgtgagaaagaacaaaaatctgAAATAAAAGATAGCTTTGAGGCACGATGAATCGCTATCTTTAAGACGATATTTGCCCCCACTCGGAATGAGTTTGCTAATAGGTTGCTAACAAATCGCCTCCAGGATACAACAAAGCTATAAATTCTACATATAGCAATTCTGGAGAATTCCTACAATTTCACTTGTGAATTTCTAAAATTGAGAATGAAAATCTGAACAGTAAAATCGGTGGAGGaatgttatatttataaatattgaagGGACACATGTGAAAAGTCATAACTTTTCATTACATGTAACTGCTATCAGttacaatatttatattattaaccGTTTCACAACACTTAATAGAGTAGTTGGTCTGATGGATAAGGCGCCTTTTCATGTCATCCAATGCATAGGTTTAATTCTTTTAGAcaataaaaacatcaaaaaaccatTACTTTGCCGAGGAGAAGACTCGAACCACTACTCTTTGAGTTTGTAAGAAACTGTTAAACCACTAAACCACCAAATCACAATTATAATATAACAatctaacaaaatatataacaatCTCCCACTTAGATTGTGATATTAAATTCTCAACTTTAGTATTGATATTATCATGCATACAAAAAGGTATCTTTCGACTTAAACCTTCTCTTAGTATAGTCATTTCAAAGTTATAAAAAGTTAGTGGTGGCCTAAGCTTAAACCAAAACTTTATAATTTATAACCGGAAATAACATACACATGAAACTATCTAATTCACgtaagaaattcataattgtTAGCACTATTATGGCCTTGTGCTACATCCTGGTTTAATGAACATTTACAAGAGTAAACTCCAACTCTTGTT
Protein-coding regions in this window:
- the LOC133860599 gene encoding uncharacterized protein LOC133860599: MARQVVVVLALIFVAIAGAAAAETQAPTTTPTASPSPKSSPTTPSSSPPAASTPQSSSSAPQASASTPQASASTPTASSPQGSATSPTTPSSSIPAASPTHDSASPPSSDASSPPAPGSESTPVDGPASGPAGDDAPAAAPSGSGTTALKVSAATGAAFIAGFFVFM